A part of Kitasatospora acidiphila genomic DNA contains:
- a CDS encoding Yip1 family protein, giving the protein MAGNGYQSGWGGDRRYAGDQAGNTLPDQGGYGGYGSGYGARPDGRTIDGGRARHDEPTRYDLDARYGEGAGVGAGNDDGAGQPYYYGSGAGSGAGFGSRSGAGSRSRDDEGAGEPYYYDEQAGGQDRVTTYRAGGRTAPRTGGPRLAWRDLLFGIYRAPARTFDQMRDHQAWLPAITVSLLYGVLAVLGFGDTHNEVVGATFSVAAWSLFGAALAFTVAGLMLGSVTYALARQFGGDGPYASTVGLGVLIGWTTDVPRLVLALFLPSASPVVQALGWVSWLLCAALLTTLVRRVHDLPWGKAAGAAAVQLLALLVLIKLPTLG; this is encoded by the coding sequence GTGGCTGGGAACGGATATCAGAGCGGGTGGGGCGGCGACCGGCGGTACGCCGGTGACCAGGCGGGGAACACCCTCCCCGACCAGGGCGGGTACGGGGGGTACGGCTCCGGGTACGGGGCTCGGCCCGACGGCCGCACCATCGACGGCGGCCGGGCTCGGCACGACGAGCCGACCCGGTACGACCTCGATGCCCGCTACGGCGAGGGCGCGGGCGTCGGCGCTGGCAACGACGATGGCGCGGGGCAGCCGTACTACTACGGCTCCGGCGCTGGCTCCGGCGCTGGTTTCGGCTCCCGCTCCGGCGCCGGCTCCCGCTCCCGTGACGACGAGGGTGCCGGGGAGCCGTACTACTACGACGAGCAGGCCGGCGGCCAGGACCGCGTCACCACCTACCGGGCCGGCGGCCGCACCGCACCGCGGACCGGCGGCCCGCGGCTCGCCTGGCGTGACCTGCTGTTCGGCATCTACCGGGCCCCCGCCCGCACTTTCGACCAGATGCGCGACCACCAGGCCTGGCTGCCCGCGATCACCGTCTCGCTGCTCTACGGCGTGCTCGCCGTGCTCGGCTTCGGCGACACCCACAACGAGGTGGTCGGGGCCACCTTCTCGGTGGCCGCCTGGTCGCTCTTCGGGGCGGCGCTGGCCTTCACGGTGGCCGGCCTGATGCTCGGCTCGGTCACCTATGCGCTGGCCCGCCAGTTCGGCGGTGACGGCCCCTATGCGTCGACCGTCGGGCTCGGGGTGCTGATCGGCTGGACCACCGACGTGCCCCGGCTGGTGCTGGCGCTCTTCCTGCCCTCGGCCAGCCCGGTGGTGCAGGCGCTCGGCTGGGTCAGCTGGCTGCTCTGCGCGGCGCTGCTGACCACCCTGGTGCGCAGGGTTCACGACCTGCCCTGGGGCAAGGCGGCGGGCGCGGCGGCCGTTCAGCTGCTGGCGCTGCTGGTGCTGATCAAGCTGCCGACGCTGGGCTGA
- a CDS encoding alanyl-tRNA editing protein has product MTLPTTRVSFPGGAVAGESTVLAVHQLGHGRYGVVTADTPFHPLDHTWPDQPADTGTLTVAGAELAVVDCLTAAVGPEDGEHGELLVGADIPVRRGDEAWSWLVLHVVEEQPAELVPGAPVALAVDAERRAALSAAHTGCHLLALALNEALAERWRKDPGRADAFGNPDFDSLAMASSVMDTEASTDTYRLGKSLRKKGFTTDAADGLPTLADALPAITAAVNERLAGWVAADAPVRIEVPGPELTARRNWHCELPAGSARIACGGTHLHRLGQLSALETELTLSEDGSELIAVTRPKRV; this is encoded by the coding sequence ATGACCCTCCCCACCACCCGTGTCAGCTTCCCCGGCGGAGCGGTGGCCGGCGAGTCCACCGTGCTCGCCGTCCACCAGCTCGGCCACGGCCGGTACGGGGTCGTCACCGCGGACACCCCGTTCCACCCGCTCGACCACACCTGGCCCGACCAGCCCGCCGACACCGGCACGCTGACCGTGGCGGGCGCCGAGCTGGCCGTGGTGGACTGCCTGACCGCCGCCGTCGGCCCCGAGGACGGCGAGCACGGCGAGCTGCTGGTGGGCGCCGACATCCCGGTGCGGCGCGGCGACGAGGCCTGGTCCTGGCTGGTGCTGCACGTGGTCGAGGAGCAGCCCGCCGAGCTGGTCCCGGGCGCCCCGGTGGCGCTCGCGGTGGACGCTGAGCGCCGGGCCGCGCTGAGCGCCGCTCACACCGGCTGCCACCTGCTGGCGCTGGCCCTCAACGAGGCGCTCGCCGAGCGCTGGCGCAAGGACCCGGGCCGTGCCGACGCCTTCGGCAACCCGGACTTCGACAGCCTGGCGATGGCCTCGTCGGTGATGGACACCGAGGCCAGCACCGACACCTACCGGCTCGGCAAGTCGCTGCGCAAGAAGGGCTTCACCACCGACGCCGCCGACGGCCTGCCGACCCTGGCCGACGCGCTGCCGGCGATCACCGCCGCGGTCAACGAGCGGCTGGCCGGCTGGGTGGCCGCCGACGCCCCGGTGCGGATCGAGGTGCCCGGCCCCGAGCTGACCGCCCGCCGCAACTGGCACTGCGAACTGCCGGCCGGCTCGGCGCGCATCGCCTGCGGCGGTACCCACCTGCACCGCCTGGGCCAACTGTCCGCACTGGAGACCGAGTTGACGCTCTCGGAGGACGGCAGCGAACTGATCGCGGTGACCCGCCCCAAGCGGGTCTGA
- the dcd gene encoding dCTP deaminase — protein sequence MLLSDKDIRAEIDRGRVVIDPFDPAMVQPSSIDVRLDRFFRVFENHRYPHIDPSQEQPDLTRLVEPDGDEAFILHPGEFVLASTYEVITLPDDVASRLEGKSSLGRLGLLTHSTAGFIDPGFSGHVTLELSNVATLPIKLYPGMKIGQLCLFRLSSPSEHPYGSERYGSRYQGQRGPTPSRSYLNFHRTNV from the coding sequence GTGCTGCTCTCCGACAAAGACATCCGCGCCGAGATCGACCGGGGCCGGGTCGTCATCGACCCGTTCGACCCCGCCATGGTCCAGCCGTCCAGCATCGACGTGCGGCTGGACCGGTTCTTCCGGGTTTTCGAGAACCACCGCTACCCGCACATCGACCCCTCGCAGGAGCAGCCGGACCTGACCAGGCTGGTCGAGCCGGACGGGGACGAGGCGTTCATCCTGCACCCCGGCGAGTTCGTGCTGGCGTCCACCTACGAGGTGATCACGCTTCCGGACGACGTGGCCTCGCGCCTGGAGGGCAAGTCGAGCCTCGGCCGACTGGGCCTGCTGACCCACTCGACGGCGGGCTTCATCGACCCGGGCTTCAGCGGCCATGTGACGCTTGAGCTGTCGAACGTGGCCACGCTGCCGATCAAGCTCTACCCGGGCATGAAGATCGGGCAGCTCTGCCTGTTCCGGCTCTCCTCGCCCTCCGAGCACCCGTACGGCTCCGAGCGGTACGGCTCGCGCTACCAGGGGCAGCGCGGACCGACGCCGTCCCGCTCGTACCTCAACTTCCACCGGACGAACGTCTAA
- a CDS encoding serine hydrolase domain-containing protein translates to MAKLAAEGKFSGVVLLSHRGQTVLSRSYGMADREKGIRNHEGTAFSLSSAGQPFGAVAVLQLAQQGKLSLSDAVGTHLKGYAKDIAEQVTIHHLLSGASGLDTPDEDVQRIFQSQEEVHEYYEQWVRQSKLVAAPGTRTSHSGADVGIPALIVEAVSGKTYWDYVQENIFGRCGMTGSAFYTRPQWLTDEHLAHPYMTLADGSQVDAVRNLDKGSPSTDVLGKNPGRSLIDAPGNGGFATAPDLVRFTRALGDGTLLDRPWAELLTGAKIPHGGSSFGAYDMPVHIVNGQWVFGRGGSNPGVSANWNIYPYTGWVGVVLGNCDGLPLQEITGREMQAITGASPGDGGGG, encoded by the coding sequence GTGGCGAAGCTGGCCGCCGAGGGGAAGTTCTCCGGCGTGGTGCTGTTGTCGCACCGGGGCCAGACGGTGCTGTCCCGCAGCTACGGCATGGCCGACAGGGAGAAGGGGATCCGCAATCACGAAGGCACCGCGTTCAGCCTCAGCTCGGCGGGCCAGCCGTTCGGCGCGGTGGCCGTCTTGCAGCTGGCACAGCAGGGCAAGCTGAGCCTGTCGGACGCGGTGGGCACCCACCTGAAGGGCTACGCCAAGGACATCGCCGAGCAGGTGACCATCCACCACCTGCTCTCCGGCGCCTCCGGGCTGGACACCCCGGATGAGGACGTGCAACGCATCTTCCAGAGCCAGGAGGAGGTGCACGAGTACTACGAGCAGTGGGTTCGGCAGTCCAAGCTGGTGGCTGCCCCCGGCACTCGCACCAGCCACTCCGGCGCCGATGTCGGCATCCCCGCGTTGATCGTGGAGGCCGTGAGCGGCAAGACGTACTGGGACTACGTGCAGGAGAACATCTTCGGGCGCTGCGGCATGACCGGCTCGGCGTTCTACACCAGGCCGCAGTGGCTCACCGACGAGCACCTCGCGCACCCGTACATGACGCTGGCCGACGGCAGCCAGGTGGACGCGGTCCGCAATCTGGACAAGGGCAGCCCGTCCACGGACGTACTCGGCAAGAACCCGGGCCGCAGCCTCATCGACGCCCCCGGGAACGGCGGCTTCGCCACCGCGCCGGATCTGGTCCGGTTCACACGCGCGCTGGGCGACGGCACGCTGTTGGACCGGCCCTGGGCCGAGTTGCTCACCGGGGCCAAGATCCCCCACGGCGGTTCGTCGTTCGGGGCCTACGACATGCCGGTCCATATCGTCAACGGCCAGTGGGTGTTCGGGCGCGGCGGTAGCAACCCCGGTGTCAGCGCCAACTGGAACATCTACCCGTACACCGGCTGGGTCGGTGTAGTCCTCGGCAACTGCGACGGCCTGCCGCTGCAGGAGATCACCGGGCGGGAGATGCAGGCCATCACCGGGGCTTCGCCCGGCGACGGGGGTGGTGGCTGA
- a CDS encoding sensor histidine kinase, producing MNRRPGLSARLKLTISYAGFLLIAGTLLLAVVWVFLLRYVPDSPQGLLGVAPNRYLLVRVFAPAAAIALAFLLAFGLLGGWILAGRMLAPLTRIADAARTAANGSLSHRIRMQGPQDEFRELADVFDNMLEQLESHVTEQQRFAANASHELRTPLAISKTLLDLARNDPTRDQGELIERLHTVNTRAIDLTEALLLLSRADRKGFTREPVDLSLIAEEATETLLPLAEKRQITLDVTGEKAQSLGSAALILRMVTNLVQNAIVHNLPCGGTVTIHTESHHDASVLRVENTGPPLLLELLPTLTEPFQRGTERTRTDEHVGVGLGLAIVHSIVRAHDGTIDLAPRPTGGLLVTIRLPGTPRASAPSMAPGP from the coding sequence GTGAATAGGCGCCCAGGGCTCAGCGCCCGCCTGAAACTCACCATCAGCTACGCCGGATTCCTCCTCATCGCCGGCACTCTCCTGCTGGCCGTGGTATGGGTGTTCCTGCTGCGCTACGTACCCGACAGCCCCCAGGGCCTTCTCGGGGTCGCACCCAACCGCTACCTCCTCGTGCGCGTGTTCGCCCCCGCCGCGGCCATAGCACTGGCCTTCCTGCTGGCGTTCGGCCTCCTGGGAGGATGGATCCTCGCGGGCCGGATGCTCGCACCACTCACACGGATCGCAGACGCGGCCCGGACGGCTGCGAACGGATCACTGTCCCACCGGATCCGCATGCAAGGTCCCCAAGACGAATTCCGCGAACTCGCTGACGTGTTCGACAACATGCTCGAACAACTCGAATCCCACGTCACCGAACAGCAACGATTCGCCGCGAACGCCTCCCACGAACTGCGCACCCCGCTGGCGATCTCGAAGACACTCCTCGACCTCGCCCGCAACGACCCCACGCGGGACCAGGGCGAACTCATCGAACGCCTCCACACCGTCAACACGCGGGCGATCGACCTCACCGAGGCCCTCCTGCTGCTCAGCCGCGCCGACCGCAAGGGCTTCACCCGCGAGCCCGTCGACCTGTCCCTCATCGCCGAAGAAGCCACCGAAACGCTGCTTCCCCTCGCCGAAAAGCGCCAGATCACGCTCGACGTCACCGGCGAGAAGGCACAGTCACTCGGCTCCGCGGCGCTCATTCTGCGGATGGTGACCAACCTCGTCCAGAACGCCATCGTCCACAACCTCCCCTGCGGCGGCACCGTCACGATCCACACCGAATCGCACCACGACGCGAGCGTGCTGCGGGTCGAGAACACCGGCCCTCCGCTCCTGTTGGAACTCCTACCGACCCTCACCGAACCCTTCCAACGCGGAACGGAACGCACACGCACCGACGAACATGTCGGGGTCGGCCTCGGGCTGGCGATCGTGCACAGCATCGTCCGGGCACACGACGGGACCATCGACCTCGCTCCCCGCCCCACCGGCGGTCTCCTCGTCACGATTCGACTTCCCGGCACGCCGCGGGCGTCGGCCCCAAGCATGGCCCCTGGACCCTGA
- a CDS encoding response regulator transcription factor encodes MRVLIVEDEPYLAEAVRDGLRLEAIAADIAGDGNSALELLSVNSYDLAVLDRDVPGPSGDEIARRIVASGSGIPILMLTAADRIDDKASGFELGADDYLTKPFELRELVMRLRALDRRRAHARPPVSEIAGLRLDPFRRQVFRDGRYVALTRKQFAVLEVLVAAEGGVVSAEELLERAWDANADPFTNAVRITVSGLRKRLGEPWLIATVPGVGYRIGTGMDTIHPGSTRE; translated from the coding sequence ATGCGCGTGTTGATCGTGGAGGACGAGCCCTACCTGGCCGAAGCCGTCCGGGACGGTCTCCGGCTGGAAGCGATCGCCGCCGACATCGCCGGCGACGGCAACTCCGCTCTGGAACTGCTCAGCGTCAACTCCTACGACCTTGCGGTCCTCGACCGCGACGTCCCCGGCCCCTCCGGCGACGAGATCGCCCGACGAATCGTCGCCTCCGGCAGCGGCATCCCGATCCTCATGCTCACCGCTGCCGACCGGATCGACGACAAGGCGTCCGGGTTCGAGCTCGGCGCCGATGACTACCTCACCAAACCGTTCGAGCTCCGGGAGCTCGTCATGCGGCTGCGGGCGCTGGACCGCAGACGCGCGCACGCCCGACCCCCGGTCAGCGAGATCGCGGGCCTGCGGCTGGACCCCTTCCGTCGGCAGGTCTTCCGCGACGGACGCTACGTCGCACTCACCCGGAAGCAGTTCGCCGTGCTCGAAGTCCTCGTCGCCGCCGAAGGCGGTGTCGTCAGCGCCGAAGAACTCTTGGAGCGGGCCTGGGACGCCAACGCCGACCCCTTCACCAACGCCGTCCGCATCACCGTCTCCGGCCTGCGCAAACGACTCGGCGAACCATGGCTCATCGCCACGGTGCCTGGCGTCGGCTACCGAATCGGCACCGGCATGGACACAATCCACCCCGGCAGCACTCGTGAATAG
- a CDS encoding organic hydroperoxide resistance protein: MSVLYTTEALSTGDGRNGEVRTSDGVLDELLAVPKEMGGPGGDKTNPEQLFAAGYAACFHNGLRLIAGQQKVRLGESTIRSTVSLIALDNGGFSLSVALLAHLPGLDQATADQLMETTHQVCPYSNATRGNISVTLEATV, from the coding sequence GTGTCCGTGCTCTACACCACCGAGGCGCTCTCGACCGGCGACGGCCGCAACGGAGAGGTCCGCACCTCCGACGGGGTGCTCGACGAACTCCTCGCGGTCCCCAAGGAGATGGGCGGCCCCGGTGGCGACAAGACCAACCCCGAGCAACTCTTCGCCGCCGGCTACGCCGCGTGCTTCCACAACGGGCTGCGCTTGATAGCAGGCCAGCAGAAGGTGAGGCTGGGCGAGTCGACCATCAGGTCCACGGTAAGCCTGATCGCCTTGGACAACGGAGGCTTCTCACTGAGCGTCGCACTGCTGGCACACCTGCCCGGCCTGGACCAGGCCACCGCCGACCAGCTCATGGAAACCACTCACCAGGTCTGCCCCTACTCGAATGCCACCCGGGGGAACATCTCGGTCACCCTCGAAGCGACGGTCTGA
- a CDS encoding helix-turn-helix transcriptional regulator, which produces MKSKSQLGRFLRTRRAQLQPSDVGLPEFDERRRVPGLRRDELARLAGVSESYYTRLEQGLSRGASTEVLDALARALRLDETEHRHLHDLADVGRRGGNDRTRKPPAPEGITETTRQLIDAFGDTPVIVLGRRSDVLAWNRTGHALFAGHLDPKSPQDPAQRPNTARLVFRDAHTRELYEDWPKKARDAVGRLRLAVGRYPDDPLLAALIGELVMHSPEFTDLWSAHRVRAWDTAAYRMRHPLVGPMDVTQQAMPVPNEQGQRLVAVTAMAGSASQTALTLLAQITTPDGHTRPATDNPSTLSECL; this is translated from the coding sequence ATGAAGAGCAAGTCGCAGTTGGGACGGTTCCTGCGGACGCGTCGGGCACAACTGCAGCCGTCGGACGTCGGGTTGCCGGAGTTCGATGAGCGGCGGCGGGTGCCGGGACTGCGCCGGGACGAGCTTGCCCGGTTGGCGGGGGTGAGCGAGTCGTACTACACGAGGCTGGAGCAGGGACTGTCACGGGGCGCATCGACGGAGGTGCTGGACGCTCTCGCCAGGGCACTTCGCCTGGACGAGACCGAACACCGTCACCTGCACGACCTTGCCGATGTCGGGCGCAGGGGCGGCAATGACCGAACCCGCAAGCCGCCGGCACCCGAGGGCATCACCGAGACGACCCGGCAGCTGATCGACGCCTTCGGGGACACTCCGGTCATCGTGCTCGGCCGCCGCAGCGACGTACTGGCCTGGAACCGCACCGGGCATGCGCTCTTCGCCGGGCACCTCGATCCGAAGAGCCCGCAGGACCCGGCCCAGCGTCCCAACACCGCGCGGCTGGTCTTCCGGGACGCCCATACCCGCGAGCTGTACGAGGACTGGCCGAAGAAGGCCCGAGACGCGGTGGGCAGACTGCGCCTCGCCGTCGGCCGGTACCCCGACGATCCGCTGCTGGCCGCGCTGATCGGTGAACTGGTCATGCACAGCCCGGAGTTCACCGACCTCTGGTCCGCGCACCGGGTCCGCGCCTGGGACACCGCGGCCTACCGGATGCGGCATCCGCTCGTCGGACCGATGGACGTCACCCAGCAGGCCATGCCCGTCCCGAACGAGCAGGGACAGCGACTCGTCGCAGTAACCGCCATGGCGGGTTCTGCCTCACAGACCGCGCTGACCCTGCTCGCCCAAATCACAACCCCGGACGGACACACCCGCCCGGCAACCGACAACCCTTCCACCCTTTCTGAATGCCTGTGA
- a CDS encoding FAD-dependent oxidoreductase produces the protein MLDPASAALLKHQPPSAAGGRPEIDRGQLRGLFLDSITKGTVRWDRAVSGVTPLTDGTCRLHFGDGTAEDFDLVVGADGAWSRVRPALSQAAPGYTGVTFVETGFDHCDTRHPDLARLVGNGSMLAKGVGRSLVAQRNSNGHIRAYIAVRVPQDWHAAAGIDLGDQRAVRTHLLRMFDGWDESLRYILRNSDSGFTNRPLFVLPAPHTWEHVPGVTLLGDAAHLMPPVGLGANLAMLDGSDLAHALVTEAGVDDAVRAYESTMLPRSTEAATGSAQGLDHLVPAATS, from the coding sequence GTGCTCGACCCCGCCTCCGCCGCCCTCCTGAAGCATCAGCCGCCGTCCGCCGCCGGCGGCCGACCGGAGATAGACCGAGGCCAACTGCGTGGCCTGTTCCTGGACTCGATCACCAAGGGCACGGTGCGGTGGGACCGCGCCGTCAGCGGGGTCACCCCGCTGACGGACGGCACCTGCCGGCTGCACTTCGGTGACGGCACCGCCGAGGACTTCGACCTGGTGGTCGGTGCCGACGGCGCCTGGTCGCGCGTGCGCCCGGCCCTGTCGCAGGCCGCACCCGGCTACACCGGCGTCACCTTCGTCGAGACCGGGTTCGACCACTGCGACACCCGCCATCCCGACCTCGCGCGGCTGGTCGGCAACGGATCGATGCTGGCGAAGGGCGTCGGCAGGTCGCTGGTCGCCCAGCGCAACAGCAACGGCCACATCCGCGCCTACATCGCGGTCCGCGTGCCGCAGGACTGGCACGCGGCTGCCGGTATCGACCTCGGCGACCAACGGGCCGTGCGGACGCACCTGCTGAGGATGTTCGACGGCTGGGACGAGAGCCTGCGCTACATCCTGCGCAACAGCGACAGCGGGTTCACCAACCGGCCCCTGTTCGTCCTGCCCGCCCCGCACACCTGGGAGCACGTCCCCGGCGTCACGCTGCTCGGCGATGCCGCGCACCTGATGCCCCCGGTCGGGCTGGGCGCCAACCTCGCCATGCTCGACGGCTCCGACCTCGCCCACGCCCTCGTCACCGAAGCCGGCGTCGACGACGCCGTCCGCGCCTACGAGAGCACCATGCTGCCGCGCTCGACCGAGGCCGCGACGGGCAGTGCACAGGGACTCGACCACCTCGTCCCCGCGGCGACCTCCTGA
- a CDS encoding FAD-dependent oxidoreductase, whose product MTSARDPRIAIVGAGLGGLACARVLQQHGRSVTVFEREAAADARPQGGTLDMHPDTGQAALRSAGLLDRFNALARPEGTSGACSTPPPPPS is encoded by the coding sequence ATGACCTCTGCTCGTGATCCCCGCATCGCGATCGTCGGCGCCGGCCTCGGTGGCCTCGCCTGCGCCCGCGTCCTCCAGCAACACGGCCGCTCCGTCACCGTCTTCGAACGCGAGGCCGCCGCCGACGCCCGCCCGCAGGGCGGCACGCTCGACATGCACCCCGACACCGGCCAGGCCGCCCTGCGTTCGGCCGGGCTGCTTGACCGGTTCAACGCCCTCGCCCGCCCCGAAGGGACGAGTGGCGCGTGCTCGACCCCGCCTCCGCCGCCCTCCTGA
- a CDS encoding TetR/AcrR family transcriptional regulator: MTEPTGRRERKKAQTRQSLADAALELFLERGYDQVGVKDVADAADVSVTTLFKHFSGKEALVFDQDDDLEAALVAAVRDRTPGQSIPQALREHILLRQTQFAVHTTDPRFADFTRMVQETPALRDYAQRMWTRHEAALARAIAEAVGAPEDDVSCAALARFALEARGLILRHAEPRRAADEAFALLEHGWTASHPGN, from the coding sequence GTGACCGAACCGACCGGGCGCCGCGAGCGCAAGAAGGCCCAGACTCGCCAGTCCCTGGCCGACGCCGCACTCGAGCTCTTCCTCGAGCGCGGCTACGACCAGGTCGGCGTCAAGGACGTCGCCGATGCCGCCGACGTCTCGGTGACCACCCTGTTCAAGCACTTCTCCGGCAAGGAAGCCCTGGTCTTCGACCAGGACGACGACTTGGAAGCAGCACTCGTCGCCGCCGTGCGCGACCGCACCCCGGGCCAGTCGATCCCGCAGGCGCTGCGCGAGCACATCCTGCTGAGACAGACCCAGTTCGCCGTCCACACCACGGACCCGCGGTTCGCCGATTTCACGCGCATGGTGCAGGAGACCCCGGCGCTGCGCGACTACGCCCAGCGCATGTGGACGCGCCACGAAGCGGCCCTGGCGCGGGCCATCGCCGAGGCTGTCGGCGCCCCCGAGGACGACGTCAGCTGCGCCGCCCTGGCTCGTTTCGCCCTTGAGGCCCGCGGCCTCATCCTGCGGCACGCCGAGCCGCGCCGTGCCGCCGACGAGGCCTTCGCGTTGCTCGAACACGGCTGGACGGCCTCCCACCCGGGCAACTGA
- a CDS encoding ATP-binding protein — protein MRRRVPLRKSLLVRLLAASILVAVCSVAATAWLAVNTTSQEIQQEQVQTLSGDAGIYETLLGFAATHQNWDGIGPVLADLTKRTGRHIALTDQSRRPIGGSAAPHASPVPSKASAVIDPLDVDQTLAPNSGTTRIDPRAVGPFALSAEERTQLRSAAGATADCLRTRGFAAETGTDPSGRPNVTVAGLAPDDGTSATCGLPRLSAPTPTEQQALSRLGELVDACLSPEGLGPVKLGIGPSGVVPSPRVQSPGTPSPGTVIPPSPAVAPAVTPTPLPNPDADRADQAVAACVDSSRRQQLAPYVAPAALLFISDSNGTTIPAFHLTRAGALRIAGVTGLVLALTVALSVLLATRLVRPLRALTDAAQHPTEPHARVPVTGNDEIGYLAAAFNDLSERRERIEEQRKAMVSDVAHELRTPLSNIRGWLEATQDGVATPDLALMASLLEEALLLQHIIDDLRDLAAADADSFRLHREPVRIAELLDQVAEAHRARAEAAGVLLSVLPTDGEAELVADPVRLRQAVGNLVDNAVRHTPRCGSVTVAAGPVGEELVIEVTDTGTGIGPDELPHVFDRFWRAEKSRSRQTGGSGLGLAIVRQLAHAHGGTVTAASRPGEGSVFTLRLPRTDGTTAG, from the coding sequence GTGCGCCGTAGGGTACCGCTGCGCAAGAGCCTGCTGGTCCGGCTGCTGGCCGCCTCGATCCTGGTCGCCGTGTGCTCGGTCGCCGCCACCGCCTGGCTGGCGGTGAACACCACGTCGCAGGAGATCCAGCAGGAACAGGTCCAGACCCTCTCCGGCGACGCCGGCATCTACGAGACCCTGCTCGGCTTCGCCGCGACCCACCAGAACTGGGACGGCATCGGCCCCGTGCTGGCGGACCTGACGAAGCGGACGGGCCGTCACATCGCGCTGACCGACCAGAGCCGCCGACCCATCGGCGGTTCCGCCGCCCCGCACGCGTCGCCGGTCCCGTCCAAGGCGTCGGCGGTGATCGACCCGCTCGACGTGGACCAGACGCTGGCACCCAACAGCGGCACCACCCGCATCGACCCGCGCGCCGTCGGGCCGTTCGCCCTCTCCGCCGAAGAACGCACCCAGCTGCGCTCTGCGGCCGGCGCGACCGCCGACTGCCTGCGCACGCGCGGATTCGCCGCCGAGACCGGCACCGACCCCAGCGGCCGACCGAACGTGACCGTCGCCGGGCTCGCCCCCGACGACGGCACCTCCGCGACCTGCGGCCTCCCTCGGCTCTCCGCTCCCACCCCGACCGAGCAGCAGGCTCTGAGCAGGCTCGGCGAGTTGGTCGACGCCTGCCTGTCGCCCGAGGGGCTGGGGCCGGTCAAGCTCGGAATCGGCCCCAGCGGGGTGGTGCCGAGCCCCCGGGTGCAGAGCCCCGGGACGCCCTCCCCCGGTACCGTCATCCCGCCAAGCCCGGCTGTCGCTCCCGCGGTCACGCCCACCCCGCTGCCGAACCCGGATGCCGACCGCGCCGATCAGGCCGTGGCAGCCTGTGTCGACTCCAGCCGTCGTCAGCAACTCGCTCCCTATGTCGCTCCCGCCGCACTGCTGTTCATCAGCGATAGCAACGGAACCACCATCCCCGCCTTCCACCTGACCCGAGCCGGAGCCCTGCGCATCGCCGGCGTCACCGGCCTGGTCCTGGCCCTCACGGTGGCGCTCTCGGTCCTCCTCGCCACCCGGCTGGTCCGGCCGCTGCGCGCGCTGACCGACGCCGCCCAGCACCCCACCGAACCGCACGCCCGCGTCCCGGTGACCGGCAACGACGAAATCGGCTACCTGGCCGCCGCGTTCAACGACCTCTCGGAGCGCCGCGAGCGGATCGAGGAGCAGCGCAAGGCGATGGTCAGCGATGTCGCGCACGAACTGCGCACGCCGCTCAGCAACATCCGCGGCTGGCTGGAGGCCACCCAGGACGGCGTGGCCACCCCTGACCTGGCACTGATGGCGTCGCTGCTGGAGGAGGCGCTTCTGCTTCAGCACATCATCGACGATCTGCGAGACCTGGCGGCGGCCGACGCGGACAGCTTCCGCCTGCACCGCGAGCCGGTCCGGATCGCCGAGCTCCTCGACCAGGTCGCCGAGGCCCACCGAGCCCGGGCCGAGGCCGCCGGCGTGCTCCTGAGCGTGCTGCCCACGGACGGGGAAGCCGAGTTGGTGGCCGACCCGGTGCGGCTGCGCCAAGCCGTCGGGAACCTGGTGGACAACGCGGTGCGGCACACGCCGCGCTGTGGGAGCGTCACGGTCGCAGCCGGCCCGGTGGGCGAGGAGCTGGTCATCGAGGTGACGGACACCGGCACGGGTATCGGCCCTGATGAACTGCCCCACGTCTTCGACCGGTTCTGGCGTGCCGAGAAGTCCCGCAGCCGGCAGACCGGCGGCAGCGGCCTGGGGCTGGCCATCGTGCGCCAGCTCGCGCACGCCCACGGCGGCACGGTGACCGCGGCCAGCCGGCCCGGTGAGGGCTCGGTCTTCACCCTGCGGCTGCCGAGAACGGACGGAACCACTGCGGGCTGA